The proteins below come from a single Ictalurus furcatus strain D&B chromosome 15, Billie_1.0, whole genome shotgun sequence genomic window:
- the tspan2b gene encoding CD9 antigen isoform X3 — MGSLVLAIGLWLRLENDTVSLLDSGRAPDTFFIGVYILIAAGGLMMLVGFFGCCGAVRESQCLLGSFFACLVIIFAAEIAAGVFGFLNKDTIIQEIQTFYKESAKDSNNTAILTSYHRVLNCCGTADSLKTLCPDRSSDTKNCDVAIGEFFKSKLFIIGYVGIGIAGVMVRPFEGIVWPRITYMYTIFPKCTRVYCLCFCPGATLQD; from the exons ATGGGTTCTCTGGTGTTGGCTATTGGTTTGTGGTTGCGGTTGGAAAATGACACAGTGTCTCTCCTGGACAGCGGCAGAGCACCGGACACCTTCTTCATtg GAGTGTACATCCTGATCGCAGCAGGGGGGTTGATGATGTTGGTCGGCTTTTTCGGATGCTGCGGTGCTGTCCGAGAGTCTCAGTGTCTCCTCGGCTCG TTCTTCGCCTGCCTCGTGATCATTTTCGCAGCCGAAATTGCTGCTGGTGTTTTTGGATTCCTGAATAAAGACACG ATCATTCAGGAGATTCAGACGTTTTATAAAGAATCTGCTAAAGACAGTAACAACACGGCGATTCTCACCAGCTACCATCGAGTC CTGAATTGTTGCGGCACTGCGGATTCACTAAAAACTCTCTGTCCCGACCGATCCTCTGACACCAAG AACTGTGACGTAGCCATCGGAGAGTTTTTCAAGAGTAAACTGTTTATCATCGGATACGTGGGGATCGGAATCGCCGGAGTCATGGTGAGACCGTTTGAAGGAATAGTTTGGCCAAGAAttacatatatgtacacaatATTCCCCAAGTGTACTCGAGTGTACTGTCTTTGCTTTTGTCCTGGAGCTACATTACAAGACTAG
- the tspan2b gene encoding CD9 antigen isoform X1 — protein MGKVEGGMKCVKYLLFIFNFIFWLMGSLVLAIGLWLRLENDTVSLLDSGRAPDTFFIGVYILIAAGGLMMLVGFFGCCGAVRESQCLLGSFFACLVIIFAAEIAAGVFGFLNKDTIIQEIQTFYKESAKDSNNTAILTSYHRVLNCCGTADSLKTLCPDRSSDTKNCDVAIGEFFKSKLFIIGYVGIGIAGVMVRPFEGIVWPRITYMYTIFPKCTRVYCLCFCPGATLQD, from the exons ttaATGGGTTCTCTGGTGTTGGCTATTGGTTTGTGGTTGCGGTTGGAAAATGACACAGTGTCTCTCCTGGACAGCGGCAGAGCACCGGACACCTTCTTCATtg GAGTGTACATCCTGATCGCAGCAGGGGGGTTGATGATGTTGGTCGGCTTTTTCGGATGCTGCGGTGCTGTCCGAGAGTCTCAGTGTCTCCTCGGCTCG TTCTTCGCCTGCCTCGTGATCATTTTCGCAGCCGAAATTGCTGCTGGTGTTTTTGGATTCCTGAATAAAGACACG ATCATTCAGGAGATTCAGACGTTTTATAAAGAATCTGCTAAAGACAGTAACAACACGGCGATTCTCACCAGCTACCATCGAGTC CTGAATTGTTGCGGCACTGCGGATTCACTAAAAACTCTCTGTCCCGACCGATCCTCTGACACCAAG AACTGTGACGTAGCCATCGGAGAGTTTTTCAAGAGTAAACTGTTTATCATCGGATACGTGGGGATCGGAATCGCCGGAGTCATGGTGAGACCGTTTGAAGGAATAGTTTGGCCAAGAAttacatatatgtacacaatATTCCCCAAGTGTACTCGAGTGTACTGTCTTTGCTTTTGTCCTGGAGCTACATTACAAGACTAG